In a single window of the Arachis hypogaea cultivar Tifrunner chromosome 6, arahy.Tifrunner.gnm2.J5K5, whole genome shotgun sequence genome:
- the LOC112755752 gene encoding hydroxyproline O-arabinosyltransferase 1 isoform X2, giving the protein MGCGNMFFTILVTFSVALITYNILISANAPLKQDFPGPSTRLPSISVDPLIKMPLHRSTHSNSNKRLFHTAVTASDSVYNTWQCRVMYYWFKKLRDQGGPESAMGGFTRILHSGKPDQFMDEIPTFVAQPLPAGVDQGYIVLNRPGAFVQWLQQADIKEDYILMSEPDHIIVKPIPNLARDGLGAAFPFFYIEPKKYEKVLRKYFPEEKGPITNIDPIGNSPVIVAKESLKKIAPTWMNVSLAMKKDPETDKAFGWVLEMYAYAVSSALHGVGNILHKEFMIQPPWDKKIGNTYIIHYTYGCDYNMKGELTYGKIGEWRFDKRSYDHVAPPKNLTLPPPGVPESVVTLVKMVNEATANIPNWWS; this is encoded by the exons atggggTGTGGGAACATGTTCTTCACAATTCTAGTGACATTCTCAGTGGCACTGATCACATACAACATCCTAATCTCAGCAAATGCGCCATTGAAGCAAGACTTTCCAGGACCTTCTACAAGACTCCCTTCAATCTCCGTTGACCCGCTGATTAAGATGCCACTTCACAGATCAACACATTCCAATTCCAACAAGCGACTCTTCCACACTGCAGTAACTGCTTCGGATTCTGTGTATAACACGTGGCAGTGCAGAGTGATGTATTACTGGTTCAAGAAGTTGAGGGATCAGGGAGGACCTGAATCCGCCATGGGAGGCTTCACCAGGATTCTTCATTCTGGAAAGCCTGATCAGTTCATGGATGAGATCCCTACCTTCGTGGCTCAGCCTTTGCCAGCTGGCGTGGATCAG GGTTACATTGTCCTTAACAGGCCAGGGGCATTTGTGCAATGGCTACAGCAAGCAGATATCAAAGAAGA TTACATATTGATGTCAGAGCCAGATCATATAATTGTCAAGCCTATACCAAACTTAGCTAGAGATGGTCTTGGAGCTGCATTCCCTTTCTTTTATATTGAGCCAAAGAAGTATGAGAAGGTGCTAAGGAAGTACTTCCCTGAGGAGAAAGGACCAATAACCAATATAGACCCAATTGGCAATTCACCTGTTATTGTTGCCAAG GAATCCCTGAAGAAGATTGCTCCCACTTGGATGAATGTTTCCCTGGCAATGAAGAAGGATCCTGAAACAGATAAAGCTTTTGGATGGGTGCTTGAAAT GTATGCTTATGCCGTTTCATCTGCACTTCATGGTGTTGGTAACATTCTACACAAGGAATTCATGATTCAg CCTCCATGGGACAAAAAAATTGGGAATACATACATAATTCACTACACTTATGGATGTGACTATAATATGAAG GGTGAGCTGACGTATGGAAAGATTGGAGAGTGGAGATTTGACAAAAGATCTTATGATCATGTTGCTCCCCCCAAAAACTTGACATTGCCACCACCTGGTGTTCCCGAAAGTGTG GTGACCCTTGTCAAAATGGTAAATGAAGCCACAGCAAATATTCCGAACTGGTGGTCATAG
- the LOC112755752 gene encoding hydroxyproline O-arabinosyltransferase 1 isoform X1 codes for MGCGNMFFTILVTFSVALITYNILISANAPLKQDFPGPSTRLPSISVDPLIKMPLHRSTHSNSNKRLFHTAVTASDSVYNTWQCRVMYYWFKKLRDQGGPESAMGGFTRILHSGKPDQFMDEIPTFVAQPLPAGVDQVQGYIVLNRPGAFVQWLQQADIKEDYILMSEPDHIIVKPIPNLARDGLGAAFPFFYIEPKKYEKVLRKYFPEEKGPITNIDPIGNSPVIVAKESLKKIAPTWMNVSLAMKKDPETDKAFGWVLEMYAYAVSSALHGVGNILHKEFMIQPPWDKKIGNTYIIHYTYGCDYNMKGELTYGKIGEWRFDKRSYDHVAPPKNLTLPPPGVPESVVTLVKMVNEATANIPNWWS; via the exons atggggTGTGGGAACATGTTCTTCACAATTCTAGTGACATTCTCAGTGGCACTGATCACATACAACATCCTAATCTCAGCAAATGCGCCATTGAAGCAAGACTTTCCAGGACCTTCTACAAGACTCCCTTCAATCTCCGTTGACCCGCTGATTAAGATGCCACTTCACAGATCAACACATTCCAATTCCAACAAGCGACTCTTCCACACTGCAGTAACTGCTTCGGATTCTGTGTATAACACGTGGCAGTGCAGAGTGATGTATTACTGGTTCAAGAAGTTGAGGGATCAGGGAGGACCTGAATCCGCCATGGGAGGCTTCACCAGGATTCTTCATTCTGGAAAGCCTGATCAGTTCATGGATGAGATCCCTACCTTCGTGGCTCAGCCTTTGCCAGCTGGCGTGGATCAGGTTcag GGTTACATTGTCCTTAACAGGCCAGGGGCATTTGTGCAATGGCTACAGCAAGCAGATATCAAAGAAGA TTACATATTGATGTCAGAGCCAGATCATATAATTGTCAAGCCTATACCAAACTTAGCTAGAGATGGTCTTGGAGCTGCATTCCCTTTCTTTTATATTGAGCCAAAGAAGTATGAGAAGGTGCTAAGGAAGTACTTCCCTGAGGAGAAAGGACCAATAACCAATATAGACCCAATTGGCAATTCACCTGTTATTGTTGCCAAG GAATCCCTGAAGAAGATTGCTCCCACTTGGATGAATGTTTCCCTGGCAATGAAGAAGGATCCTGAAACAGATAAAGCTTTTGGATGGGTGCTTGAAAT GTATGCTTATGCCGTTTCATCTGCACTTCATGGTGTTGGTAACATTCTACACAAGGAATTCATGATTCAg CCTCCATGGGACAAAAAAATTGGGAATACATACATAATTCACTACACTTATGGATGTGACTATAATATGAAG GGTGAGCTGACGTATGGAAAGATTGGAGAGTGGAGATTTGACAAAAGATCTTATGATCATGTTGCTCCCCCCAAAAACTTGACATTGCCACCACCTGGTGTTCCCGAAAGTGTG GTGACCCTTGTCAAAATGGTAAATGAAGCCACAGCAAATATTCCGAACTGGTGGTCATAG